In one Streptomyces sp. NBC_01288 genomic region, the following are encoded:
- a CDS encoding helix-turn-helix transcriptional regulator, giving the protein MTGGGPAGAYERMLAVAVAALHEREPERLWPMVAAALPALCGGEALIYKLGEWTDRAGSMGLSPGAAAHLGRIDDIGDESMAVLRRGYPFADHYATAGAVRRPGTARRMAGRGWARSRTAGTISRLMNADHVLAIPLPGTTTPVTGCLVYRAGGDFTEDHVRAAEQVQPLLAGVEQQRQLLERMRAASAPAEVPEATADSRLTPRQVTVLLLLADALTASAIAHRLGISVRTVHKHVEGLYRKLGTRDRVSTVLRAQEIGLLPRRVGR; this is encoded by the coding sequence ATGACGGGCGGCGGGCCGGCCGGGGCGTATGAACGCATGCTCGCGGTCGCGGTGGCGGCTCTGCACGAACGGGAACCCGAGCGGTTGTGGCCGATGGTCGCCGCGGCGCTGCCGGCGCTGTGCGGTGGCGAGGCGCTGATCTACAAACTCGGCGAGTGGACGGACCGGGCCGGGTCGATGGGGCTCTCGCCCGGCGCCGCGGCGCATCTCGGGCGGATCGACGACATCGGGGACGAGTCGATGGCGGTGCTGCGTCGGGGTTACCCCTTCGCGGACCACTACGCCACGGCCGGCGCCGTCCGCCGTCCCGGGACCGCGCGCCGGATGGCCGGGAGGGGGTGGGCGCGGAGCCGCACCGCGGGGACGATCAGCCGGTTGATGAACGCCGACCATGTCCTGGCGATACCTCTCCCTGGCACGACCACCCCGGTCACCGGGTGCCTCGTCTACCGTGCCGGCGGCGACTTCACCGAGGACCATGTGCGGGCTGCCGAGCAGGTGCAGCCGCTGCTGGCGGGCGTGGAGCAGCAGCGACAACTCCTCGAACGCATGCGTGCGGCGTCGGCACCGGCTGAGGTGCCGGAGGCGACAGCGGACTCCCGGCTCACCCCTCGCCAGGTCACCGTCCTGCTGCTGCTCGCCGACGCGCTCACGGCCTCGGCGATTGCCCACCGCCTGGGCATTTCCGTGCGTACGGTCCACAAGCACGTCGAGGGCTTGTACCGGAAGCTGGGCACGCGGGATCGCGTGAGTACGGTGTTGCGGGCGCAGGAGATCGGGTTGTTGCCGCGGCGGGTGGGGCGTTGA
- a CDS encoding PaaI family thioesterase produces MGRSRTYEWEDPGVSAAAVGQSTGLEFLRELIGGRLPAPPIGATLNFTLDEVEHGHAVFSLIPGEEHYNPIGSVHGGVYATLLDSAAGCAVQSTLPQGMGYTSLDLTVKFLRPVTADTGRVRAVGTVLNGGRRTALAQAQLFDEKDRLLAHATSSCLLFPVPGA; encoded by the coding sequence ATGGGACGGTCACGCACGTACGAGTGGGAGGACCCGGGGGTCTCGGCAGCCGCCGTAGGCCAGTCCACGGGTCTGGAATTCCTGCGGGAACTGATCGGCGGGCGGCTGCCCGCGCCGCCCATCGGGGCCACCCTGAACTTCACGCTCGACGAGGTGGAGCACGGGCACGCGGTGTTCTCGCTGATACCGGGGGAGGAGCACTACAACCCCATCGGCAGCGTGCACGGCGGGGTCTACGCCACGTTGCTCGACTCCGCGGCCGGCTGCGCGGTGCAGTCCACGTTGCCGCAGGGCATGGGCTACACGTCGCTCGACCTGACAGTGAAGTTCCTGCGCCCGGTCACCGCCGACACCGGGCGCGTCCGCGCCGTAGGGACCGTGCTGAACGGCGGACGGCGTACCGCGCTCGCCCAGGCCCAACTGTTCGACGAGAAGGACCGGTTGCTCGCGCACGCCACGAGCAGTTGCCTGCTGTTCCCCGTCCCGGGCGCTTGA
- a CDS encoding winged helix-turn-helix transcriptional regulator yields MEWLDVSTENCPVQSTLDLVGEKWTLLILRDAFIRVRRFDDFRRHLGLSDAVLADRLRKLVAAGILTTVPYQQAGSRTRHEYRLTSKGRDLWPILMALRQWGEAYAADPEGPVLDVRHTECGAPVRVVVECDGPHGALQPTEVTAAPGPAARPVRTLLAE; encoded by the coding sequence ATGGAATGGCTCGACGTGAGCACGGAGAACTGCCCGGTCCAGAGCACGCTCGATCTCGTCGGCGAGAAGTGGACCCTGCTGATCCTGCGGGACGCGTTCATCAGGGTCCGGCGTTTCGACGACTTCCGGCGCCATCTCGGACTCTCGGACGCGGTCCTCGCCGACCGGCTCCGCAAGCTGGTCGCGGCCGGGATCCTGACGACCGTGCCCTACCAGCAGGCGGGGAGCCGGACCCGGCACGAGTACCGGCTGACGAGCAAGGGCCGCGATCTGTGGCCGATTCTCATGGCCCTGCGGCAGTGGGGCGAGGCCTACGCCGCCGACCCCGAGGGGCCGGTTCTCGACGTACGGCACACCGAGTGCGGCGCGCCGGTCCGCGTGGTGGTGGAGTGCGACGGGCCGCACGGCGCGTTGCAGCCGACGGAGGTCACGGCCGCTCCCGGACCGGCGGCCCGACCCGTACGAACTCTGCTAGCGGAGTGA
- a CDS encoding GH92 family glycosyl hydrolase codes for MRLPLFRAALAASVLVASGAAAAAPVRADGTSRPRAVDDLARYVNSFVGTAPGGPDFGHGGGAGNTFPGASAPLGGMQWSPDTVTYQHGGYSYGDNRIRGFSLAHISGAGCAAYGNVPFMPTQDAVPPAYSTFSHANEQAAPGSYHVTFDNGIGTDLTTTQRSGIARFTYPASDTRPAAVSIDAAKAFTAATGSVDIGTDTLSGYSDSGAFCKAKNRYRLYFHATFDQPFAQTTHPDGRAGAAMVTFAPGVRTVTARVGISFVDVEGARRNALTEQKARSYDTIRQTVRDDWNGWLNRVTVGGGTDAQRRVFYTALYHALLHPSVFSDADGRYTGMDGIVHRTLAGHVQYANFSGWDVYRCQVQLLALLAPREASDIAQSVLNQGLQAGYFDRWTLANGGSGVMVGDPLPAIASAIHAFGGTDFDAATLLRTALADRQDNRQRPGHEQYDSLGYVPAGTKGVWGSVSTTLEYAVADYALAQLAHRLGDLTAYDTLLRASGNWRNLFNPATGYIQPRAADGTWPAFTPAQKTEYVEGNAAQYTWMVPQDLPGLFAAMGGDAAVTARLDTFFSSLNAGADQPYAYLGNEPSFGTPWAYTYVGHADRAGAVTQRALSTLFTDAPGGLVGNDDLGAMSSWAVWASLGLYPEVPGTAQLLRSAPLFTTATVHRGDGTSLTVGAGSRRHSLR; via the coding sequence GTGCGACTTCCCCTGTTTCGGGCCGCCCTGGCGGCCTCGGTGCTCGTGGCGTCCGGAGCGGCCGCCGCCGCCCCGGTCCGGGCCGACGGGACGTCCCGGCCCCGGGCCGTCGACGATCTCGCGCGGTACGTCAACTCGTTCGTCGGCACCGCCCCCGGTGGCCCCGACTTCGGCCACGGCGGCGGCGCGGGCAACACGTTCCCGGGCGCCTCGGCACCGCTCGGCGGGATGCAGTGGAGCCCCGACACGGTGACGTACCAGCACGGCGGCTACTCCTACGGCGACAACCGCATCCGCGGTTTCAGCCTGGCGCACATCTCCGGAGCGGGCTGCGCCGCCTACGGCAACGTCCCCTTCATGCCCACGCAGGACGCCGTACCGCCGGCGTACTCCACGTTCTCGCACGCCAACGAGCAGGCGGCGCCCGGCAGTTACCACGTCACCTTCGACAACGGCATCGGTACCGACCTCACCACCACCCAGCGCTCGGGCATCGCCCGCTTCACCTACCCGGCGAGCGACACCCGCCCCGCCGCCGTGAGCATCGACGCGGCCAAGGCGTTCACCGCGGCCACCGGATCCGTCGACATCGGGACCGACACGCTCTCCGGGTACAGCGACAGCGGCGCCTTCTGCAAGGCCAAGAACCGCTACCGGCTCTACTTCCACGCCACCTTCGACCAGCCCTTCGCCCAGACCACGCACCCCGACGGCAGAGCGGGCGCGGCCATGGTCACCTTCGCCCCCGGCGTGCGCACGGTGACCGCCCGGGTCGGCATCTCCTTCGTCGACGTCGAGGGCGCCCGCCGCAACGCACTCACCGAGCAGAAGGCGCGGTCGTACGACACGATCCGGCAGACCGTGCGCGACGACTGGAACGGGTGGCTCAACCGCGTCACCGTCGGCGGCGGCACGGACGCCCAGCGCCGGGTCTTCTACACCGCCCTCTACCACGCCCTCCTGCACCCCAGCGTCTTCAGCGACGCCGACGGCCGCTACACCGGCATGGACGGGATCGTCCACCGCACCCTCGCCGGACACGTCCAGTACGCGAACTTCTCCGGCTGGGACGTCTACCGCTGCCAGGTCCAGCTGCTGGCGCTGCTCGCCCCGCGCGAGGCCTCCGACATCGCGCAGTCCGTCCTCAACCAGGGCCTCCAAGCCGGCTACTTCGACCGTTGGACCCTCGCGAACGGCGGCAGCGGCGTCATGGTCGGCGACCCGCTGCCCGCCATCGCGTCCGCGATCCACGCCTTCGGCGGCACCGACTTCGACGCCGCCACCCTGCTGCGCACGGCCCTCGCGGACCGCCAGGACAACCGCCAGCGCCCCGGACACGAGCAGTACGACTCCCTCGGCTACGTCCCAGCCGGCACCAAGGGTGTCTGGGGCTCGGTGTCCACCACCCTCGAATACGCCGTCGCGGACTACGCGCTCGCCCAACTCGCCCACCGCCTCGGAGACTTGACGGCGTACGACACCCTGCTGCGGGCCTCCGGGAACTGGCGCAACCTCTTCAACCCCGCCACCGGCTACATCCAGCCCCGCGCCGCCGACGGCACCTGGCCGGCCTTCACCCCGGCTCAGAAGACGGAGTACGTGGAGGGCAACGCGGCCCAGTACACGTGGATGGTCCCGCAGGACCTGCCCGGCCTGTTCGCGGCGATGGGTGGCGACGCAGCCGTCACCGCTCGCCTCGACACCTTCTTCAGCAGCCTGAACGCGGGTGCCGATCAGCCCTACGCCTACCTCGGCAACGAGCCCTCGTTCGGGACCCCTTGGGCCTACACCTACGTCGGCCACGCCGACCGCGCCGGGGCCGTCACCCAGCGCGCCCTGTCCACGCTGTTCACCGACGCCCCCGGGGGACTCGTCGGCAACGACGACCTCGGCGCCATGTCGTCCTGGGCGGTGTGGGCGAGCCTCGGCCTCTACCCCGAGGTCCCCGGCACCGCCCAACTCCTGCGCAGCGCACCGCTGTTCACCACGGCCACCGTCCACCGGGGCGACGGCACCTCGCTCACGGTCGGCGCCGGTTCGCGCAGGCACTCACTCCGCTAG
- a CDS encoding outer membrane protein assembly factor BamB family protein, with amino-acid sequence MRQVRLVRGALTAALLGVTAVGCSGSGSAQSAETGHTTTASPPASAVTQSSGGGQDSWRAWTKDLSGSEGVQVCGATAHQVVCATGADGFVGRSHTDGSVSWAVPATTAGKNLGLVVDKADERAVTSGGRTLRAANLRTGKAAWSHQLPAARVYTGFVASEGVVYALDAWSSVYREANVALGAYRESDGTTLWHRTVDADRHESPAAFDGRVYTTDSSKVTARDGRNGDALATTTSGTKCPHLIAGGHYLVCSGVSYSAEDTFPPLQRLDPGDLRPLSTAEDSGQKPERALISADGVLMLFEVGAEDSSVGDWTAYDLNHPKKLWSYYTTSDEAGLVGGRFLTFTPRNDRATRGHLISIDLHAGPHAKGDAAPRMAPAYPETVGSAYPAFVLPGGDPDHVVIETMVHHILRSLPLP; translated from the coding sequence ATGCGACAGGTTCGGCTGGTGCGCGGGGCGTTGACTGCGGCGCTGCTCGGGGTGACGGCGGTCGGGTGTTCGGGCTCCGGGAGCGCGCAGTCCGCCGAGACGGGGCATACGACGACCGCGTCCCCGCCCGCCTCCGCCGTGACGCAGAGCTCCGGCGGCGGCCAGGACTCGTGGCGTGCCTGGACCAAGGATCTGTCCGGCTCGGAGGGCGTACAGGTCTGCGGCGCTACGGCCCACCAGGTCGTGTGTGCCACCGGCGCGGACGGTTTCGTCGGGCGGTCCCATACCGACGGCTCGGTCAGTTGGGCCGTGCCAGCCACCACCGCAGGCAAGAATCTCGGACTCGTCGTGGACAAGGCCGACGAACGCGCGGTGACCAGCGGCGGTCGCACCCTGCGCGCCGCGAACCTGCGCACCGGCAAGGCGGCCTGGTCCCACCAACTACCCGCCGCCCGCGTGTACACCGGGTTCGTCGCGTCGGAGGGAGTCGTCTACGCGCTCGACGCGTGGAGCAGTGTCTACCGCGAGGCGAACGTCGCACTCGGCGCCTACCGGGAGTCCGACGGTACGACGCTGTGGCACCGGACCGTCGACGCCGACCGCCATGAGAGCCCGGCCGCGTTCGACGGGCGCGTCTACACGACCGACTCCTCGAAGGTCACGGCGCGCGACGGCCGTAACGGCGACGCGCTCGCGACCACCACCTCCGGCACGAAGTGTCCGCACCTCATCGCCGGCGGCCACTACCTCGTGTGCTCGGGCGTCTCGTACTCGGCCGAGGACACCTTTCCGCCCCTCCAGCGGCTCGACCCGGGCGACCTCCGACCGCTCAGCACCGCCGAGGACAGCGGCCAGAAGCCCGAGCGCGCTCTGATCTCGGCCGACGGTGTGCTGATGCTCTTCGAGGTCGGTGCGGAGGATTCCAGCGTCGGGGACTGGACCGCCTACGACCTCAACCACCCGAAGAAACTGTGGAGTTACTACACGACCTCGGACGAAGCCGGCCTGGTCGGCGGGCGGTTCCTGACCTTCACTCCCCGCAACGACCGCGCCACCCGGGGACACCTGATCAGCATCGACCTGCATGCCGGACCGCACGCGAAGGGTGATGCCGCACCGCGCATGGCACCGGCCTACCCGGAGACCGTGGGCAGCGCGTACCCGGCGTTCGTCCTGCCGGGAGGCGACCCGGACCACGTCGTCATCGAGACGATGGTCCATCACATCCTGCGGTCGCTGCCGCTTCCCTAG
- a CDS encoding phosphotransferase family protein — translation MTGGTVIDHEEAGAVRPLTLAWVSRQLDVGERVVGTEALHGGITAEMRQLTIGTRDGGTRRLVLRSFVDPYFVEHAEDLLNREADSLALLTGTDVTVPGLVAVDATAEQCEYPSLLMSHLPGRTVLDDKELEARVPLLARQLVTIHAVRPADRPQVYKAWTTADAVVPPLGAEQVAWAAAADVIRKPAPRYEGRFLHRDFQPGNVLFDVSPSSTAGPRITGVVDWVQTSWGPPDLDVAHCSSNLALLHGPAWGLRFAEAYEEAGGVLAATANERLYWRLLDALAFAADAEWVARPWRRAGRAELTTRAVEERLDAYVAALLDAPG, via the coding sequence ATGACGGGTGGCACGGTGATCGACCACGAAGAGGCGGGGGCCGTACGGCCGTTGACGCTGGCCTGGGTGAGCCGGCAGCTGGACGTCGGTGAGCGGGTCGTCGGAACGGAGGCGCTGCACGGCGGGATCACCGCCGAGATGCGGCAGTTGACCATCGGTACACGGGACGGGGGTACGCGTCGCCTGGTGCTGCGGAGCTTCGTCGACCCGTACTTCGTGGAGCACGCCGAGGACCTGCTGAACCGCGAGGCCGACTCCCTCGCTCTGCTGACGGGGACCGATGTGACGGTTCCTGGGCTGGTCGCGGTCGATGCGACCGCCGAACAGTGCGAATACCCGTCGCTCCTCATGTCACATCTCCCGGGCCGGACGGTCCTCGATGACAAGGAGTTGGAGGCGCGCGTCCCGCTGTTGGCCCGTCAACTCGTGACGATCCACGCGGTGCGGCCTGCTGATCGGCCCCAGGTGTACAAGGCGTGGACGACCGCCGACGCCGTCGTCCCTCCGCTTGGCGCCGAACAAGTGGCATGGGCCGCGGCGGCCGACGTGATCCGCAAGCCCGCGCCCCGGTATGAAGGGCGTTTCCTGCACCGGGACTTCCAACCCGGCAATGTGCTGTTCGACGTGTCGCCCTCAAGCACGGCAGGTCCCCGCATCACGGGGGTCGTCGACTGGGTACAGACCTCCTGGGGGCCGCCGGACCTCGATGTGGCGCACTGCTCCAGCAACTTGGCCCTGCTCCACGGCCCGGCCTGGGGTCTGCGGTTCGCCGAGGCGTACGAGGAGGCCGGTGGGGTATTGGCCGCGACCGCGAACGAACGGTTGTACTGGAGGTTGCTGGACGCGCTGGCGTTCGCGGCCGATGCGGAGTGGGTGGCGCGGCCGTGGCGCAGGGCGGGGAGGGCGGAGCTGACGACGCGGGCCGTGGAAGAACGGCTGGATGCCTACGTCGCCGCTCTGCTGGACGCGCCGGGCTGA
- a CDS encoding DNA gyrase subunit B, whose translation MSTEGMKYDAAHIKVLEGREVVRKRPGMYVGSTGERGLYHLVLEVVDRAVSEVLAGRAGSADVTLTSDGGVRVADDGAGSGGGNVPELEGELTSLHVGSGPIGRRATVIAPFRLGLFVANALSSRLTAEVWGEGTRWVKEYARGVEVELPDTVGPLTGGVGLATGSGTTISFWPDTEIFETTWCSFPVLAERFRQLAFLNRGLAISLTDERPADGPRKVLFQFPDGVRDFVAALDAEAGACPRADVFGFEREDERMAGTMEVALLWGYSSGARIRGFANSLATHEGGTHLDGFRDGVVAAVTEFARERGLPTASDLDARANLIVEDLTAVVSVKLDQPEYLGATRTLLGNTDVRVCVAEAVREHLGNWFAERPERGERVIDRVVRAGRRD comes from the coding sequence GTGAGTACGGAAGGCATGAAGTACGACGCTGCTCACATCAAGGTGCTGGAGGGCCGGGAAGTCGTTCGGAAGCGGCCCGGGATGTACGTCGGCTCGACCGGTGAACGCGGCCTGTACCACCTCGTGTTGGAGGTGGTCGACCGGGCCGTGAGCGAGGTCCTGGCAGGCCGCGCCGGCTCCGCCGACGTCACGCTCACGTCCGACGGCGGCGTGCGGGTCGCCGACGACGGGGCGGGGAGTGGAGGGGGCAACGTCCCTGAACTCGAAGGGGAATTGACCAGTCTGCACGTCGGGTCCGGGCCAATTGGCCGGCGCGCTACGGTCATTGCGCCCTTCCGGTTGGGGCTCTTCGTCGCCAACGCTCTGTCGAGTCGGCTGACGGCCGAGGTGTGGGGCGAGGGGACCAGGTGGGTCAAGGAGTACGCGCGCGGTGTCGAGGTCGAACTGCCCGACACAGTGGGGCCGTTGACCGGAGGCGTGGGCTTGGCGACCGGAAGCGGGACGACCATCTCCTTCTGGCCCGACACCGAGATCTTCGAGACGACATGGTGCTCGTTCCCCGTGCTGGCGGAACGGTTCCGGCAACTGGCCTTCCTCAACCGGGGTCTGGCCATCTCGCTGACCGACGAACGCCCGGCGGACGGGCCGCGAAAGGTGCTGTTCCAATTCCCGGACGGAGTACGGGACTTCGTGGCCGCCCTGGACGCGGAAGCGGGGGCGTGCCCCCGTGCGGACGTCTTCGGCTTCGAGCGGGAGGACGAGAGAATGGCGGGGACGATGGAGGTGGCGCTGCTGTGGGGATACTCCAGCGGCGCGCGGATACGCGGCTTCGCCAACAGCCTGGCCACTCACGAGGGCGGCACGCACCTGGACGGCTTCCGCGACGGAGTGGTGGCGGCGGTCACCGAGTTCGCACGGGAACGGGGGTTGCCGACCGCGTCCGACCTCGATGCCCGCGCCAACTTGATCGTCGAGGACCTCACTGCGGTCGTCTCGGTGAAGCTCGACCAACCCGAATACCTCGGCGCCACACGCACGTTGCTGGGCAACACCGATGTGCGGGTGTGCGTCGCGGAGGCCGTCCGGGAGCACCTCGGCAACTGGTTCGCGGAGCGGCCGGAGCGGGGCGAGAGAGTCATCGACCGAGTCGTCCGGGCCGGCCGGCGGGACTGA
- a CDS encoding TetR/AcrR family transcriptional regulator, which produces MAETGTKTPRERYRDQVRAEVKEHAREQIATAGASALSLNAIAKRMGMSGPALYRYFASRDDLITELIRDAYRSLADTCRAAAASGADLPGLAHALRGWALDDPQRYFLIYGTPVPGYHAPEDITGIAAEIMATLLDASTELPADGPETPFEVDLRAHRHWAGEHPAPPAALHRALTFWTRLHGVLSLELAGHFTGMGFDPELFFDSELAALTAP; this is translated from the coding sequence ATGGCGGAAACGGGCACGAAGACCCCACGCGAGCGCTATCGCGACCAGGTGCGCGCGGAGGTCAAGGAACACGCGCGGGAGCAGATCGCCACGGCGGGCGCCTCCGCGCTCTCCCTCAACGCGATCGCCAAGCGGATGGGTATGAGCGGGCCCGCCCTCTACCGGTACTTCGCCAGCCGCGACGACCTGATCACCGAACTCATCCGGGACGCCTACCGCAGCCTCGCCGACACCTGCCGCGCGGCCGCAGCCTCCGGCGCCGACCTGCCGGGCCTCGCCCACGCCCTGCGCGGCTGGGCCCTGGACGACCCCCAGCGCTACTTCCTCATCTACGGCACACCCGTCCCCGGCTATCACGCGCCCGAGGACATCACCGGCATCGCGGCCGAGATCATGGCGACCCTGCTGGACGCGAGCACGGAACTGCCCGCCGACGGTCCCGAGACACCGTTCGAGGTCGACCTGAGAGCCCACCGGCACTGGGCGGGCGAGCACCCCGCCCCACCCGCGGCCCTCCACCGCGCCCTGACCTTCTGGACCCGTCTGCACGGCGTCCTGTCCCTGGAACTCGCGGGCCACTTCACGGGCATGGGGTTCGATCCGGAGCTGTTCTTCGACTCGGAACTGGCCGCCCTGACGGCGCCGTAG
- a CDS encoding medium chain dehydrogenase/reductase family protein — protein MNSTDNTNHLDNTTDALVEVVLPGKVEPEGLEVRHGAVPVAGPGQVVVRMEATGVSFAEQQMRRGKYYDQPPFPFVPGYDLVGTVQSTGAGVDPGLAGIRVAALVKVGGWASHVLVDAADVVPVPEGIGAAEAETVVVNGITAWQMLHRKARVRAGQTILVHGANGGVGTVLVQLAQAAGVNVIGTASPRHHDALREQGVEPIDYRTPDLAARVRELSPRGVDAVFDHVGGPSVVRSWHLLAPGGTLVSYGSASTRDDEGSKQLPVLKILGRVWVWNALPNGRHAYFFNVWAGRALSKNKFRAQLSADLTQVFAALKRGEVNAQIAAQLPLARVSDALRLAESGTVAGKVVLTP, from the coding sequence ATGAACAGCACGGACAACACGAACCACTTGGACAACACCACCGACGCACTCGTCGAGGTCGTCCTGCCGGGCAAGGTGGAGCCGGAGGGCCTGGAGGTCCGGCACGGGGCCGTTCCCGTCGCGGGTCCCGGCCAGGTCGTGGTCCGGATGGAGGCGACCGGGGTCTCCTTCGCCGAGCAGCAGATGCGCCGCGGCAAGTACTACGACCAGCCTCCGTTCCCGTTCGTCCCCGGCTACGACCTGGTCGGCACCGTCCAGAGCACCGGCGCGGGCGTCGACCCCGGCCTGGCCGGCATCCGGGTGGCCGCCCTGGTCAAGGTCGGCGGCTGGGCCAGCCATGTGCTGGTCGACGCGGCCGACGTGGTGCCGGTGCCCGAGGGAATCGGCGCGGCCGAGGCCGAGACCGTGGTCGTCAACGGCATCACCGCCTGGCAGATGCTGCACCGCAAGGCCCGCGTCCGCGCCGGCCAGACGATCCTGGTGCACGGCGCGAACGGCGGCGTCGGCACCGTCCTGGTCCAACTCGCCCAGGCCGCGGGGGTGAACGTGATCGGCACGGCGTCCCCGCGCCACCACGACGCGCTGCGCGAGCAGGGTGTCGAGCCCATCGACTACCGCACCCCGGACCTGGCGGCCCGCGTCCGCGAGCTCTCCCCGCGCGGTGTGGACGCCGTCTTCGACCACGTCGGCGGCCCCAGCGTCGTCCGGTCCTGGCACCTCCTCGCCCCCGGCGGCACGCTCGTCTCCTACGGCAGCGCCTCCACCCGTGACGACGAGGGCTCCAAGCAGCTGCCCGTACTCAAGATCCTGGGCCGGGTCTGGGTGTGGAACGCGCTGCCGAACGGCCGCCACGCCTACTTCTTCAACGTCTGGGCCGGCCGCGCCCTGAGCAAGAACAAGTTCCGCGCCCAGCTGAGTGCCGACCTGACCCAGGTGTTCGCGGCCCTCAAGCGCGGTGAGGTCAACGCGCAGATCGCGGCCCAACTCCCGCTCGCCCGCGTCTCGGACGCCCTGCGCCTGGCCGAGTCCGGCACGGTCGCCGGCAAGGTCGTCCTGACGCCGTGA
- a CDS encoding ester cyclase encodes MTTVPPARAPRRHRARLLVPAALAALVCTAMTATASDASPKSPSPTAITTVRSHHEGAQRPKAMLDDWLRLWNGDYKRAPGIISPVFRVHAALLDGGDGSSIRGVDGLVAWIKQTRAAFPDLRFTEQVAPLIDGHYASIRWTATGTYAGGFPGAEAEPGTVVTFTGTDTLRMRDGRFVEYWVNTDTLQLLTQLKAL; translated from the coding sequence GTGACCACCGTTCCGCCCGCCCGCGCACCCCGACGTCACCGTGCCCGACTGCTCGTCCCGGCGGCGCTCGCCGCCCTGGTCTGCACGGCCATGACCGCCACCGCCTCGGACGCGTCACCGAAATCCCCCTCGCCGACGGCGATCACGACCGTCCGGAGCCACCACGAGGGCGCGCAGCGGCCGAAGGCGATGCTCGACGACTGGCTCCGGCTCTGGAACGGCGACTACAAGCGGGCACCGGGCATCATCTCCCCCGTCTTCCGGGTCCACGCCGCGCTTCTCGACGGGGGTGACGGCAGCTCGATCCGGGGAGTCGACGGACTGGTCGCGTGGATCAAGCAGACACGCGCGGCGTTCCCGGATCTACGCTTCACCGAGCAGGTCGCCCCGCTGATCGACGGCCACTACGCGTCCATACGGTGGACGGCGACCGGGACCTACGCCGGCGGCTTCCCCGGCGCCGAGGCCGAGCCCGGGACCGTGGTCACGTTCACCGGCACCGACACACTCCGGATGCGGGACGGCAGGTTCGTGGAGTACTGGGTCAACACCGACACCCTCCAACTCCTCACCCAGCTCAAAGCGTTGTGA
- a CDS encoding NUDIX hydrolase — protein MRVRHKARVVLLDDGHLVFLKRGWPGGDPYCTTVGGSVEPEDADLDAALRREAMEEIGATIGPATEFLTLTEPRGTSTVVQHYFLADLLHMDLDRRHGPELDDPDTGDFEPVRVALSRPAVAAVNLQPVELADYVLAHVEAWGA, from the coding sequence ATGAGGGTTCGTCACAAGGCGCGTGTCGTACTGCTCGACGACGGTCATCTGGTGTTCCTGAAGCGCGGCTGGCCCGGCGGTGATCCGTACTGCACGACTGTCGGCGGGAGCGTGGAGCCCGAGGACGCGGACCTCGACGCGGCACTGCGGCGCGAGGCGATGGAGGAGATCGGGGCCACGATCGGACCCGCCACCGAGTTCCTGACCCTGACCGAGCCGCGCGGGACGAGCACCGTCGTCCAGCACTACTTCCTCGCCGACCTGCTGCACATGGACCTGGACCGCCGGCACGGTCCCGAACTCGACGACCCCGACACCGGCGACTTCGAACCGGTCCGGGTCGCGCTGAGCCGTCCGGCCGTGGCGGCCGTCAACCTCCAGCCGGTCGAGCTGGCCGACTATGTGCTCGCGCATGTCGAGGCCTGGGGTGCCTGA
- a CDS encoding MmyB family transcriptional regulator: MKSQEFASMWSEHRVRKWDLATYRMCHPLVGRMRLNLHTLDVPQEEDRRIVVATADSGTASEAALRLLAQATVAAAERRRDGRRDKHGQTVKHHPRTDTRLSFIATNLAPGGCPRRRTSDS; this comes from the coding sequence ATGAAGAGCCAGGAGTTCGCGTCGATGTGGTCCGAGCACCGGGTCCGGAAGTGGGACCTCGCCACGTACCGCATGTGCCATCCGCTCGTCGGCCGGATGCGGCTCAACCTCCACACGCTGGACGTCCCGCAGGAGGAGGACCGGCGCATCGTCGTCGCGACCGCCGACTCCGGTACGGCGTCGGAGGCGGCGCTGCGCCTTCTCGCTCAGGCGACCGTGGCGGCCGCGGAGCGTCGCCGAGATGGCCGACGCGACAAGCACGGGCAAACCGTCAAGCATCACCCTCGCACAGACACGCGACTCTCGTTCATAGCTACGAACTTGGCTCCGGGTGGGTGTCCTCGGCGCCGAACCTCTGATAGTTAA